Genomic window (Pseudovibrio brasiliensis):
TTTGAAGACGTGTACTTTAATAACAAGCAAATCCTTTTAGCATGTCATGGCCAAGAGTTCTTAAAGGACATACATCAAGCTATTGGTAGTAGAGCATCCGTACAAACAGAAACTTACAAATTTTTGCCTAAGCGGGGTGAGAAACATGTTGTAATAGAGAGATTTAGCTCCCCTCCAAATTATGTTTTAGCTGCACGTGATTACTTCAATGGAGCAGAGTACCGAGACGCTTTGATGTCCGCAAGAAGAGCTTTGGAGAGCTTGTGTAGACGAACTTGGTATCATTATGAGAAGTCAAGAAATCAAAACGATGGTCTCATTAGTTTGCCTCTTCGAGGTCCTGATGCTCCCTGGGAACTCCGTTCCCTGACAGAAAACCTCAGAAAAAAACTTAGTAAAACAATCGCAAATATACCTAATAAACTAGCAATTATAACCGCATTAGATCGACTACTTGGTGTTAGTGGGAATGATCCTCATTGGTCTTATTTGAACAAAGGGACGCACGAGGAAGCAGATCGAGTTGAGTTCGAGCAAACTACCGTTGGTTCTATTGTTGAGGCTCTGGAGGAACTTGATAGAGCATTAGCTCAATGAGAGCTCAAATTATGTCGCTATTTCAGCAATACAATTCTCAGGCGCGGTGATTGTCCGGTTTGGTCTCGCAGCTCCATGCGGCATCTACGAAGACCTATACTTATGGTAGCAACCACAATGGGGCTTTCGTACGTTACTTTTTAACGAACTGATGTGAGATGGGATCTAGTGAAACGCTCTAATGCATTATCATCCTGCCACTTATTCAACCCTTGATAGAACAGCCTAAATGTCCGGTGTTGGCCCGAAATTTTAGGCATTCCTAGCATGTCACAGCTGATCAATAATTGACATTCGAGTTATCTCTAATTAGCCGTTGGCTTAGTTGGGTTTCTTTGATCTCTCAGATAGTCAGTAGATCTAACTACCTACTGACCAATCCTAACTGTACATTATAGCGCTGCAAGCACCAGAACTTCGATTTTGTAGTGAGGTTTTGCCATGCGGGCTTCGACGCAAACTCGTGTTGGGGCTGCGTTGAGATCAGCGACCCACTCATCCCAGACGTTGTTCATTTCATCATATTCGCGCATGTCCGCCAGCCAGATCTGGACGGAAAACACATTTTCACGAGTTGTTCCTGCCTCAGCGAGCAGGCCGTCGACTTTTGCGAAAACATCTTTTGACTGTTCGGTGATATCGCCCTCAACGAGCTGAGACACCTGACCTGCCAAATGAACAACATCATTGTGAATTGCGATTGCAGAAAAGCGCTTGGAACCGCCTAGTTTTTTGAGTTTTGAGCTCATTTTTACTCCAGTTTTTATCAGTCAGCGTGTTCATCAAACACCTGATCTCTTGCATTGGATTCCGTGATTTTGAGATTTAGAAGCAACGGCTGATTAGTCGTTGTCTGTCAAACTAGCTCCAGCTCCAGCTCCACGTAGGCGGGATGCTTCTGTCGCCGGAGCAAAGGTCCGCTGTGCAAATGCTCCAAGCCGCACCCAACATGCATCCCCAACAACCGCTCTATGGATAGGTTTGCTTTGCGAGAGCATTTGTGCTGGCGCTGAACATTCAACTCGTTTGGCGTGAGAAGATAAAATTGCCTCAGAATTGCCCTGAACGCAGAGTTCCTTGCCGTTGGTCACCATGCGCGTGCCTTCCCACTCCACAGCAACTGGCTGACCAAGACGAAGGGCTGCACCGGAGGCGAAAGGAACAACCAGCAACGGATAGTCAACTTCCAGCATTGTTATGATATTGTCCAGCTCCATTTTGATCGCACAGTCACTCATCGCTGCGCCCGCAATGAGTGGGCTTAGCCTGCCCGCTGGAGCACGCCAGATGCCCTGAAGTGCCACTGGAGACAGATCAACTGCTGGCAACCTGTCATTTAACTCTAAGAGTGAGACCAGTAAATCCGGTCCAGGAAATCCAAAGGACGCGAGCCAGCGCGTTCCTTTGGCAGCCTCCTCACATAAGCCCCATGGCAACCCTGCTCCGCGAGAAGCACGCTTGCACATCGCTTCGATTTCATTGAGAGAATAACTCATCTAGTTGCCCCTGCTCAGTGCTGGATAGACCCAGAAATCATCAGATTGTAACGCCAACTCCTCCGGATAAGGCGCGTTTGCATACATGTTGATGCGTACCCAACGATCAGAGCGCGGATCGAATTGCACTGCGCCGAAAAAGGCGAGTTT
Coding sequences:
- a CDS encoding RidA family protein, which produces MSSKLKKLGGSKRFSAIAIHNDVVHLAGQVSQLVEGDITEQSKDVFAKVDGLLAEAGTTRENVFSVQIWLADMREYDEMNNVWDEWVADLNAAPTRVCVEARMAKPHYKIEVLVLAAL
- a CDS encoding DUF3726 domain-containing protein, producing MSYSLNEIEAMCKRASRGAGLPWGLCEEAAKGTRWLASFGFPGPDLLVSLLELNDRLPAVDLSPVALQGIWRAPAGRLSPLIAGAAMSDCAIKMELDNIITMLEVDYPLLVVPFASGAALRLGQPVAVEWEGTRMVTNGKELCVQGNSEAILSSHAKRVECSAPAQMLSQSKPIHRAVVGDACWVRLGAFAQRTFAPATEASRLRGAGAGASLTDND